The Chryseolinea soli nucleotide sequence TAATACTCAACAAGTTGTCCGCCCGGTCCGAAGCCTTTGGTGATGAAAGGCCCCTGGTCGAAATTAACAGGGGCATTGGCCGCCGGCAGGCCATTCGTGGCTGTGCGCACTTGAAGGTGCCCGGCGGTTGCGCTGAATCGGTCCACGGATACTTTTTCGGCCGTATTCGGATCGTGCGTGGCGGTCATTTTATCATCATCGCTGCACGCTGCCAGGTAGATAATGGCGGTGGTGGTAAGTAAAAAGAGTTTTAGTTTTTTCATTTGACATTGCATTTTTTATGATGCAAAATCACCTTCAAGTGTCACGGAAAGATCACGGAAGAATAACATTTTCTCTGCCTTTTAATTAACGGCCACCGGAAGATCGAATGAAAAAGTGGTATTGCCGTATTGCTCGCTTTGCACCCGGATATCGGTTTTATGAATTTCCAGGATATTTTTTACGATCGCCAGGCCTAAACCGGTACCCCGGTTAGTTCTATTGTTCTCAACTTTGTAGTAGCGGTCAAAAATTTTCGGCATATCCTGCGGCAGAATTCCCCGTCCCGTATTGGAAACGCTAACGCGGATCTTGCGCTCCTCCTTCTCCATCCGTATCCTGACTTGCCCATTTTCCGGAGTATAATTCAAAGCATTGTCCATCAGATTTTGAAGCACACGCTCAATCATCGCCACGTCGGCCCGAACCATCGGCGAGCGCGAAGCAAAATCAGTTTGCAGGTCAATGTTCTTTTCCTGTGCGAGCAATTTGTACTTACAATCCAGATCCTGGAGTAAATCGGAGATAAAGAAAACTTCCAGTTTGGGTTTCACCTGTCGCGATTCCAGTTTGGACAATTCAAACAGATCGCTCATCAAGCGTTTAAGGCGCTCCGTGCTTTTTAAAATAATTCTCAGATACTCTTCTTGCTTTTTACTATCAAGGGTATCGTGCTTGATAATTAAGGTCTCGATATACCCATGAATGATGGAGATCGGAGTTCGGATATCGTGCGAAACATTCGCGATAAGATCGCGTCGCAGCTTGTCAACCTCTTTGAGCTCATCCATGTTGCGCAAAATTGTGTCGGCCATCATATTGATGGTCAATGCTAATTGAGCCAATTCACCCTTGGAGCGAATGGGAATCCTGGGGCTGAGGTCGCCTTCTCCGAATCTTTTGACGGTCTCCACAATACC carries:
- a CDS encoding sensor histidine kinase; protein product: MNKIQKKLENIRESLYWKISGFFFLILVMLGVAYTFITIMTAKRYSDETTQKLNANVADQLLQEVSPFVEGKVNEESLGKIMHSMMAVNPGLEVYLLDPQGKILSFVVLHKKVKLEYVAVEPIKKFLSSKGKSLIYGDDPRNPGRSKIFSATAVYEHGQLLGYVYLILASEEYENTSVALQESYLLKIGVQSFVITLTAASLIALVILWLLMRSLRGIVETVKRFGEGDLSPRIPIRSKGELAQLALTINMMADTILRNMDELKEVDKLRRDLIANVSHDIRTPISIIHGYIETLIIKHDTLDSKKQEEYLRIILKSTERLKRLMSDLFELSKLESRQVKPKLEVFFISDLLQDLDCKYKLLAQEKNIDLQTDFASRSPMVRADVAMIERVLQNLMDNALNYTPENGQVRIRMEKEERKIRVSVSNTGRGILPQDMPKIFDRYYKVENNRTNRGTGLGLAIVKNILEIHKTDIRVQSEQYGNTTFSFDLPVAVN